A window from Drosophila subobscura isolate 14011-0131.10 chromosome O, UCBerk_Dsub_1.0, whole genome shotgun sequence encodes these proteins:
- the LOC117898798 gene encoding 39S ribosomal protein L55, mitochondrial has protein sequence MLLKQLPLAVQQLRCISSATTAVTRLHRSVYCRLYPTVVVQPDGSTINIRYHEPRKIIKLPLDLTTLSEAERKSRLEARKPRKKVRIMEEVDDNFNAKKYMKYIKNKK, from the exons GCCACTGGCTGTGCAACAGCTGCGCTGCATTTCCTCTGCCACGACAGCGGTGACCAGGCTGCATCGGTCCGTCTACTGCCGTTTGTATCCCACGGTAGTCGTCCAGCCTGATGGATCCACCATTAATATCCGCTACCACGAGCCACGCAAAATCATCAAG TTGCCTTTGGATTTGACAACCTTGTCGGAAGCCGAGCGAAAGTCCCGCCTGGAGGCACGTAAGCCGCGCAAGAAGGTCAGGATTATGGAGGAGGTGGATGACAACTTCAATGCCAAAAAGTACATGAAGTATATCAAGAACAAGAAGTAG